Genomic window (Paenibacillus sp. PK3_47):
GAATCATCATACAGCGCCCGTGCAAGAATGTTCTGGACATTCTCCTGCCCGATCAGCCTGGCAAGCTCCATTCCGCTAAGCTCAGCCTCGATGGAATAACCGGTAATCTTCTCCGCCATGCTGTTGGCGTTAATAACTCTCCCGTTAAGACCAAAAGAAATTACGGCATCGTGGTTGTATTTTTTCAGGGAAGTATACCGCTCAACAGACTCCTGCAGACGCTGTTCGGATTCCTTTTGTCTGGTGATATCTATGATTTGACAAATATAATATAACGGCTGGCCGGACTCATCACGGAACAGCTTGAGAGAGAGCTGGCCCCATAAATAATTTCCGTGCTTTGAAATGAACCGCTTCTCAAGCTCCACTTCCGGTTGATTCCCCATAAGCTCCCTGAGATCGTGGACCGTTCTGAGCTCATCATCAGGAGAGGAGAGGTCTTCCAGTCTCATTCCTTCAAATTCGTCTGCCGTATAGCCAAAGATCCGCTGAAATGCGGGGTTTACAGTCAGAATTAAATCTTCGGGCCCGATAAGGGCTATGCCAAAGGAGGCATGGTCAAACACCTGCTGGTTAAAAAGCTCCGGATTTAGGTTTACGCGATGCATGGCGTCCTCCATAATTAATAGTTAGTATATATTTAGCGATAAAAATAGACCTCCTGCTATGAAGGCCTAAGCGATATAGTCTGGGTAGATGCAGCTCCGAAAACATTATACCCGCAGTGCTGTTTGTTGAATCAGCAGAAAGGCCGTTAGATTAGAGGAAAATGCTGGGCCTCCAGCGAATGGTGTATAGCGCTGTTCCGGCACCTTGCCGGATAGTTAGCAACCACTGGGGGAAGGAATTGAATTATCCATGAAAAAAATTGTAGTGCTGTTTACCGCCCTGCTGATCCTGATCGGCCTGGGCTATCCTGCCGGGGCCGGCACAGCCGCCGCTGCCGCTGCACCGTCTTATACGGAGATCTCCACCTTTGTGGACGGAAAACTGATCATTTTGCCGTCCAAAACCATACTTGTGAAGGGCTCGTCTTACGTACCTGTGAAGCTGCTCAGCCAGATTCCTGGCTTTACCGCTGCTTCAGCAGCCTCGGGAGTAACCGTTACAGGCAGCAGAGGAAGCGCCGTGCTGAACAAGGACAACTCCGTCCTGTACCGCAATTCCAATTATGTCGCTTTCAAAACGCTGCTCAAGCTCGGAGCCATCGACGGAAAATACGCTTCAAGCGCGACTTCCCTGTTCATCTGGAGTACAGATGAAGGCAAGACCAAGAGCAACAGCATGCTGTATGCCATCAGCAAGCTTCCGGGAACCATGGGCTATGCTGTCGGCAAAAAAGTCCACATGGCCGGCACGCCGGGAAGCTTTTGGGTAACAGACGTTATTTACACAGAGGGCCTGGCCTTAACCTTCACTCTGCAGGATGAAAAGGGCGGGGAATGGACTTATGATGTGGAGCATGATTACGGCACCGAGGACTATATTTACACGGCGGAGTTTCTGCAGGCACTGAAGGAGTTTTTTAACGGCCGGCCGGTGTGGGCCGTAAATTCGGAAATTCCCGACAGCCCCTTTAAGAACATGGAGAAAGCGTCGGTCCAAGACTTCCGGTCCAACCCGCATAACGGCAACCTGGAAATGATCATCCGCCGGGCGAACGGGCAGGATATTTATATCAAGCTGCCGACGGACGGCAGCGCGGCAGAATATATCACTGACCTGTTCTTTTTCGAAGATCCGCGTAAGGTTGCCTCCATCAGTGATAAAGTATGGGCAGCAATCCGGGAAGAACAGGTTATTGTCGGCATGAAGCCGGATGAGGTATACCTGGCCTGGGGAGAACCCGACAGCATTAACGAGACTCTGGGTTATATTGTGTACGGCAACGTGTATTTCTACTTCATCAACAATAAGGTCAAGTACATTTACGAGCTGTAGTCCCGCGCTAATTATTCTAAGACAAATAAACACGGCATACCCGAAAATCATTTCTTGGGTATGCCGTGTTTGTCTGCAGGGAGAAGCCTTACTCTATAAATCGGCCAGTGTCTGGGCCTGCTGATCCAGCTCCCGTGCGGCTTCTCCGATGACACTGAACTCATGTACCGCATTCTTCACCAACGCTTGACTGTCTATAATGATCGTCTGTGACTGCTTCATCCCGGAAGTAATGTGATTGACCTGCGCGCTGATTCCGCTCAGGCTGATATTCACTTGCCGGGTCGCTTCTTCCGCCTGCTTGGACAGCTTACGCACTTCATCCGCCACTACGCTGAAGCCGCGGCCATGCTCACCGGCATGAGCAGCTTCGATCGCCGCATTTAAAGACAACAGCTGGGTCTGGGAAGCGACATCGGAGATTGTATTTATTATGCCGCGGACCGAATTGGCTTCCTGCTGGAGTGATTTCACCATTTCCATAGTGTCATCAACCTTTTGCACACCCCGGTTAATCGCCGCAGCAATTTCATGTGTGCTGGCAATTCCGTCATCGGTACGTTTCCGCAGATCCTCTGCCATAATTTTCATTGTATTTGTAAAAGAAGTCGTAGTGTTCTCACGGGCAGTAATATCTGTAGCCACCTTAAGAATGCCTTTGACAAGACCTTTTTGATCAAAGATTGGCGTGTATGTCGCTTCGAACCACAGGAGCCTGCCATCCTTGGCCACTCTCAGAATTTTATCCTGGAACGAAAGTCCGCTCCGCAGATTTCTCCAAAGCGCTTTATATTCGGCGCTGACGACAAATTGCGTGGTACAGAACTGGCGGTGCATCAGACCCGGCATTTCGGCTGCTGTATAGCCCATGGCTTTTGCAAAATTATCGTTGGCCCATAATACCCTTCCTTCCGTATCGAACTGTATCATCGCCAAAGATTGTTCTATAGCTGCCATCACAGCTTGGGGATCCAGCACTTGAGTTCTGGAATTATTAATAGTCTCCTCGTAGATCATACGGCATCTCCTCAATCTATGTATAAGGTTTGTATAGTTATATGGTGATCATTATACACACATTCGACAATGTTAGCAAAAAAATAGTTCCATGGGCATATAGTAAATTTGTTAAATTGTTAATTTGTAATGTATAGTTTAGATGTAAACTCTTACATAGATGACCGGAAAGGAGAGGTATTACATGAACGTTGAGCTGGCCAAAAACCTGGATGAGGCTTCCTCTGAACCCCTTAAGCTTAGTGTGCTGGATCTGGTCCCTGTACTGGAACAGGCGGATTCCGCATATGCGTTGAATCAGGCCGCTGCGCTGGCACAGATTGCCGAAAGACTGGGCTATACCCGTTATTGGATCGCGGAGCATCATGATATGCCGGGACTTGCCTGTACAGCACCGGAGGTGCTGCTGGCACATATCGGAGCAAAAACACAGCACATCAGAATCGGCTCCGGGGCTGTACTGCTGCCGCATTATAAGCCGCTGAAGGTTGCGGAAGCTTTTCATATGCTGGCCAGCCTGTATCCCGGACGGATTGATCTTGGAGTGGGACGGGCACCCGGCGGGGCAGCCGAGGTCAGCCTTGCGCTTAGCGGCAACTTCCTCGAAAATGTCTGGAAAATGCCGGAGCTGCTTAAAGGCGTCTCCGAGCTGCTGCAGGGGAATTATGAGTACGAAGGCCGGCAGATCACTGCCCGTCCGGTTCCGCCAATCCCTCCGGAGCTCTGGCTGCTGGGTACGAACCAGAAAAGCGCGGCCTATGCTGCAGAACTTGGAGCCGGGTATGTATTCGGCCAATTCATGAGTGATGTGGCGGGAGAGGAAGTGCTGCGTGCTTACCGTGAGGCATTTGTTCCATCCAAGTTGTCTGCTGTACCGCGGGCTATCGTTGCTGTAGGGGTTGTTTGTGCGGAGACGGAGCAGGAAGCAGCGCGGCTTGCTGCAGCTATGGCATCCTTTCAGCAGGAGGCTTCCGGCGAAGAGAGGTCTGCGGTCCATGAGCGCAAGCTGCTGATTGGTACCCCTGCAGGTGTCAGGTCAAAGCTGGAACAGCTATCCCGTTTGTATAATGTTGATGAGTTCATCATCGTTACCATGATTCCTGATTACAGCGCACGGCTGCGTTCTTTCGAACTGCTTGCTGCTGCTTGCTGGAGCGAGTGACCTTAAGGAGAGGAGAGTGCCGGATGAACGGGAAATTGAGCAGCAGCAGGGTGCAAGGATTTTTAAGGGCGGAAGGCCGGTCGGTTGTAAATGAAGCGGGAGAAGAGATTGTTTTGACGGGATGGGGGCTGGGCAACTGGCTTCTGCAGGAAGGGTATATGTGGACTACAGACGGCAACAGCAGGTTTGACCGGCCGCGCCGGATTGAAGCAGTAGTACGTGAACTAACAGGGAGTAAATATTCAGAGCGGTTCTGGACTGCATTCAGAGAGAACTATATTACGAGGGAAGATATCCGGATGATGGCTCAGCAGGGGTATAATTCAGTCCGGATTCCGTTTAACTGGCGTATTCTGATGGAAGATGAACCGGGAATCATCTGGAAAGAGGAGGGCTTTCGGCTGATTGACCGCTGCCTGGACTGGTGTGAAGAGTTCAAACTGTATGCTTTTTTGGACCTGCATGGAGCGCCGGGCGGACAGACAGGCCAGAATATCGACGACTCCATTGATGATGTGCCGAGACTGTTTACAGATCAGGACAGCTGGGATAAGGGCATCGCACTGTGGCGGACGCTTGCGGACAGATATAAGGACCGCTGGATTGTCGGCGGCTATGACCTGCTCAACGAACCGATCCGGACACCTTCCGCTGACAGTGATTTTGGTTATCTGGTGCCGAGGCTTGTGGCGTTCTATGAAGAAGCCATTGCAGCCATCCGGGCGGTGGACAGTAAGCATATGCTCTCGGTGGAAGGCCATCACTGGGCAACGAATCCAAGCATTTTTTACAAAAAATATGATGATAACATGGTTGTGCATTTCCACAGATACGCCTGCTACCCGGAGCTTTCTTCCTTTCGCGAATTTATTGAAGTGTCGGAGCGGCTGAATGTGCCTCTGTGGATGGGGGAGACCGGGGAGAACCTCAATGAATGGTACACTGCGCTGTATCCTTTGTCTGCGGAGCTGAATATCGGGTATAACGTCTGGCCGTGGAAAAAAATGGACAACACCAATTCGCCCTACTCCGTCAATCTGCCTGAGGGCTGGAATCAGATTATGGATTATACCAGGGGAGGTGTCCGTCCCGGATATGAGCAGGCGTGGGCTATTTTCGACCGGTACCTGGAGAATATTAAGATCGAAAACTGCAGATATAATGCTGAAGTCACGCAGGCGGTGCTCAGGCTTCCGGGCTGTACCGTGCGTGCGACGGATTTTGATGAGCTGCCGGGTAAAGGAATAGCATACAGCGGACTCAGAACGGAAGGCAATTTGTACAATTACCGGTCAAATACAGGTATGCACATTGTAGAAGATATTAAGCTGGGAGAGCTGCGGAAACGCTTTTTCTTCGATATTCTGTGGGACCGCTTTCTTCTTGAAATGACGGACGGGGAATTTGCGGGTTATTCTATTAACGATACGACGGAGGAGAGCAGTGTTGCTTTTGTATACAGCTGCAATCAGCCGGTGTCTGTAACGGTGCGGCAGGATGAGAAGGATTTGGTCACACTGACACTGCAATCTGATGGGAAAAAGCAGGCCATAGCCCCTGTTCCGCTGTTCCCTGCGGGAAGCTCCAGGATCAAGATTGTGGTCAATGCCGGAACGTTACGACTGGAAAAGTTAATGTTCAGGTAAGCGCACAGCCGCGGGTTTCCGCGGTATTTTTTATTGCCCGGAAAGTTACCGCGTTAACGATTGCCGTCTCCAACCCGTCGACTCACTCTTACCAGCACGTACTGATTATTTTGAAATGCTAATGCTAACGGACCTCAGGTCCGTTATTTTGCGCTGGAAGTGTGTTTTGAAATCCTAACGGACCCTAGATCCGTTATTTCATCCGAAGGGGCATCATTTATCATCCAACATTTGGCGGAATAAAGGAACTACGGTCCGTTAGCGGTGGAAACGGGGCGGTTTTCGGCAAATAACGGACACAGTGTCCGTTAGAGTGCAAAAGAGGACGGGACTTATAGCGGATGCAGTGTCCGTTTCGCCTGAAAGGACGCCTCCGGCAGCCAAGCTGCGCCTGTCCAGTCCTTGCACCGGCGCAGCTTGGCTGGTGTGCAAACTAGGTAATATTTGTTGACCAGCCCGGCACCCACGCCGACTGATGCACAAGTCTTGCGCGGACTGCCAAATGTCAGGGAACATATGCTGATGACGGCAGCTGTCCGCTCTGCTCTCTATCTAAGTCACCTTCTTTTCCAACAAGACGTAGGCACAAAGCACCATTCGTGTTATTCTAGGAGAGCTTGTTAATATTAGGTAATTTACATAGGAGGTAGTTTGTTGAAAAGATTGCTCAGTTGGTTATTGGCGGCCAGTTTGCTGGTGGGAATTACCGTTATTCCGGGCAATACAGCAGCCGCTGCCGCAGCGAAGCAGGTTTTGCGGATCGGTTATGAAGTATTGCCGGGCTCTGTCGACCCCGCCAAGTCCTCGGACGATGCAGCATCGACTCTTGTCAAAGGCTTGTTCGAAGGACTGGTCCGGCAGGACCGGTCCGGCAAGGTCATTCCGGGAATGGCCAAATCATGGAAGGTTTCAGCGGACGGCAGGACGTATACGTTCAATCTCCGCTCCAGCGCCAAGTGGAGCAACCAGGACAGTGTGAAGGCTTCTGATTTTGAATACGCCTGGAAAAGAGCGCTCGCACCCGAAACCGGCAGCAC
Coding sequences:
- a CDS encoding methyl-accepting chemotaxis protein, which translates into the protein MIYEETINNSRTQVLDPQAVMAAIEQSLAMIQFDTEGRVLWANDNFAKAMGYTAAEMPGLMHRQFCTTQFVVSAEYKALWRNLRSGLSFQDKILRVAKDGRLLWFEATYTPIFDQKGLVKGILKVATDITARENTTTSFTNTMKIMAEDLRKRTDDGIASTHEIAAAINRGVQKVDDTMEMVKSLQQEANSVRGIINTISDVASQTQLLSLNAAIEAAHAGEHGRGFSVVADEVRKLSKQAEEATRQVNISLSGISAQVNHITSGMKQSQTIIIDSQALVKNAVHEFSVIGEAARELDQQAQTLADL
- a CDS encoding MsnO8 family LLM class oxidoreductase; translated protein: MNVELAKNLDEASSEPLKLSVLDLVPVLEQADSAYALNQAAALAQIAERLGYTRYWIAEHHDMPGLACTAPEVLLAHIGAKTQHIRIGSGAVLLPHYKPLKVAEAFHMLASLYPGRIDLGVGRAPGGAAEVSLALSGNFLENVWKMPELLKGVSELLQGNYEYEGRQITARPVPPIPPELWLLGTNQKSAAYAAELGAGYVFGQFMSDVAGEEVLRAYREAFVPSKLSAVPRAIVAVGVVCAETEQEAARLAAAMASFQQEASGEERSAVHERKLLIGTPAGVRSKLEQLSRLYNVDEFIIVTMIPDYSARLRSFELLAAACWSE
- a CDS encoding cellulase family glycosylhydrolase, which translates into the protein MNGKLSSSRVQGFLRAEGRSVVNEAGEEIVLTGWGLGNWLLQEGYMWTTDGNSRFDRPRRIEAVVRELTGSKYSERFWTAFRENYITREDIRMMAQQGYNSVRIPFNWRILMEDEPGIIWKEEGFRLIDRCLDWCEEFKLYAFLDLHGAPGGQTGQNIDDSIDDVPRLFTDQDSWDKGIALWRTLADRYKDRWIVGGYDLLNEPIRTPSADSDFGYLVPRLVAFYEEAIAAIRAVDSKHMLSVEGHHWATNPSIFYKKYDDNMVVHFHRYACYPELSSFREFIEVSERLNVPLWMGETGENLNEWYTALYPLSAELNIGYNVWPWKKMDNTNSPYSVNLPEGWNQIMDYTRGGVRPGYEQAWAIFDRYLENIKIENCRYNAEVTQAVLRLPGCTVRATDFDELPGKGIAYSGLRTEGNLYNYRSNTGMHIVEDIKLGELRKRFFFDILWDRFLLEMTDGEFAGYSINDTTEESSVAFVYSCNQPVSVTVRQDEKDLVTLTLQSDGKKQAIAPVPLFPAGSSRIKIVVNAGTLRLEKLMFR